In the genome of Eschrichtius robustus isolate mEscRob2 chromosome 2, mEscRob2.pri, whole genome shotgun sequence, the window GGAACCGAATCCTCATCCTCCCGCAGGCGCGGTTGAGATGAGTGGGGAGATAGATGGGGAAGCAGAGATCAGAAAGACACCAGGGTTGAACTTGAGATCAGGAAAGACCATGGTAGGAAAGGAACAGGGCCACCCACCGGATGACCTTGTGGCACTGGTGGCACACGGGAGTCTTGCCATTGCTGCCACCGCTGCCTCCAGGGCCCCCTCCAGCGGCAGCCTGCACAATGGAGGTGCGGTTCTGCATGGGCGTGGGTGTGGCTGGCTGGGTGTGCCGGGTCAGCACCGTGCTGGTCTTGTCCGGGGCGTAGCGCTCAGCGAACGCAGGGTCcacagcccagggcgggcggctggtggggctgggggtggtagGGCCTGCCAAGGCCAGGAAAGTGACTCCAGGGGGGTGTCCAGGGACGCCACAGGACAGTGGGGAGACCCCGGGGCAGCTTGGAGGGGCCCACCCCCATGCCTCTGGAGGCTACCCACCCTTCCCCAGGCCCGAGCCCACTCTCTCTCACCAGGCCAGGGTTCCTGGGGTGTAGCtgaagctggggctggggcttcTGTCCTGGGCACCTGGCTGTAAGATCTGCCATTCAAGGCCCTGCACGGCTGAGGCTCCTGGCATGGCTCCACCCCCCAACCTTGGTCCTGCTGGCCCCATGGGAGATGCGTGGGTGCATGAGAGCTGCTGGATTGGACTCCAGGTCCCACTGGGGTAGGGATGGGTAGGGCAGCTTCTCCTAGCCAGGTTCCAGCTGGCTGGTCTGTGGCACAGGGCTGGGAGGTGGAGCAGGGCTCTCACTTCTGGGGCAACTCTTGGGTCTCCTTCTGATGGCAGGGCCCCCTTTGCTGGGTACCCCCACCCACTGAGACCCAGACTGGCAGGGCCCATACTGGATCTTATCCATCTAACACCCCTTTACCCCAAATGCAAACCAAGCCCACAAAGAtagaagacagaggcagaaaaagcaggGCCGAGCATGTTTATTTTCATGCCTAAGCCAGCACAGACCTGGCAGACAGCAGTACCATAGGGCAAAGAGTGAAGACAGTGTCAGAtggagccaggccctgtgccaggagGGCAGCCGAGGCCAGGCCAGTAGGAGGCTCAGTCCAGGGGCAGGAAAGGGAGGGGTGAGGTAGGCAGAAGCTGGAGGCACCAAGGGGGGGTGCCCTGGGAGGAGGAAcagaaagagagaggcagagagggcaGCCGGCCGGCGAGGGCCAGGCTACGACTGCACGTTGAGCACATGGGCAGAGCGCTGGTGGTGCCAGTCCCGGAGGCGGGTGTAGCGTGGGCTCTGCAGCTCCAGGACATACTTTTCCctgaggagcagagagagaaggaggagaaagtggaaggaaggagagatggaagggaggaagggaggaagggaggaagggagggaggactgaagaaaggaaggagaatggAGAAGCCTGGCTAGGGACGGCCAGGGGCAGACACAGGGTGGTGGGTGGAATGGGAGAGGCAGGAAGTGAGAAAGAGGGGCTGGAGCTCGTCCTGTTACCTTGATTTCTTCAGATGCTCCTCATCCGGGTCTTGCACTAAGAGGGCAGAGGCAGGAATTGACCAAGAGCAGACAGAAGGCCACCCCAGCCCTGAGCCCTGGCAGAGGGTCACGGGGTGCTAGAGCAGGCTCCAGCTAAGCCCAGGCCCGGGTTGGGGGCCAGGAAGAGAGTCTGCCCTGCCCTGGGATGGCACTTACTGAACTCGGTGCCCGTGAGGTGGGCGAGAATGCGGAAGGAACGGGACTGGCCTGTCCCAGGCCTCGGCCGCCAGTCCTCCGTGTCCTCCATCAGCCGCTGCTTGCTGGCGTCTGGGACCAGCAGTCGGAGCGGCTGTCTGTGGGGAGGGTGTGGCTCAGAACCTCATGCTGGGGTGGGCAGCGGGGGCAGCCCCTTCCCAGATTTGGTACATGTGGGCTATAGTGATGGCAGAGTGGGGAAGGGCAAGGCCAGGGCCCTGCTGGGTGGGAGGTTGGATAGGTAAgtgagaggggaggagggcaatCAAGGTGAGAGGAGGGCAGCCAGGGTGGGAAGGGGCCACCACCCAGAGTgccaaaaggaagaaagagagggacaGGCAGAGGGGGCTCACTGACTTGTCAGGGGTCTGCACCTGTGAAGGAAATAGACACATGGACAGATAAAGGGACAAAGAAATAGACAAGGGAAGAAAGATGGCAAGGGATCAGAATAGCTTGAGGCAAGGCTGCACTGTCTAGGGCTCAGACGACCCGACACTAAACCCCAACCCCAGGCCACCAGCGAGGGGGCGCTGCCTcgttcagagcctccagaaggacagTGCCCAGGCAGGAGCCACACCCTCGGAGGGGCCCTGTGCCTGCAGTCCCCGCCCTGGCCGCCAGGGGTCGCTGCCGCACGGTTCCGGCCCGGGCTGGGGCGCAGCGCAGACTGAGCAGCAGCGGGCAGCGGGCAGCGGGCAGCGGGCGGGCGTGGGGCTGTGGACAGATGGCGTGGGCGGTGGGCGGGCAGGAGGGGTGTGGGCGGGCAGGGTGCACGTACCCATTCTGCTGCGGGGCGCTGTCAGCGGGCTGGGGGGCCCCGAAGGGCCGGGCCGTCTTGTTGAGGGAGGCGCTGGGTGCAAAGGTGTACCGCGGGGGGTCCGCGGCGGAGGCCAGGGCCTGGGCGGAGACAGAgcgggcagggagggcaggggcggGGACCTGGCTAGAGTGGGGTGCCCCCCTGCCGCGGAGAGGACTGGAGAGGACTGCGgcgctcctgccccacccccacacatCTGGCCTGAGGCTACGGGGAAGGGGCGACTCGGGTTTCAAGGGGCCCATTTGGGAGCGATGATCTCCGCCCACGCGGCCCGAGGGCGAGGGCGGACTAGTGCAGCTTGCAGCACAGGCCGGCGGGAGGCAGACAGGCAGACGGACAGACAGGCAGATACGCGTGGTACCCTGACCGTGCGGCAGCCCCCGGCCCAACTCCCAGTCCCCAGACTCCCCAGCTGGCCTCCACCCTCTACTCCCGGCCAGGGATGGGGGTACCAAGGCTGCACCAGGGAGGGCAGGTCAGCCCGGACGTCCAATCCCACcccgcctgccgcccagatgtCCCAAGCCCCTCACATACCTTCTGCGGTTTGCTCTGAGGCGGCTGGGCcctagaagagaagggaaaggggtGTTGATGGGCAGCCCCAATGGCGTGCCCACCTGCCAGGCCTGCTCAGCGCCCGCATACCTGCTGAGACCCAGGCTGAGGCGCTCCCCGCAGGCACGGATCTTGTTCTGGGCTTCGATGTGTGTGAGGCCCCCCGCATTCTCGCCATCGATACTCAGCACCCAGTCGCCCACGGACACGCCGGCCTGCGCAGCTTTACCTCCAGGAGTGAGctatggagagacagaggatcATGGAGGCCCAAGGCTCTGCAGGCCAAACTCAGGCCAACAGCAGCCAACCCTGCCTTTCCTTAGCTGCTCCACTTGCAGAACCCAGAGGCCTCTTCATTCAACATATTTCTGGGCAGCTGCTGCATACTAAAGCCATCTGGaagggggtggggctcacctgAGCTTCACCATCGCCCCAATCACCCTGCTTAGTTATTCGTTCACCTCCAGGGACCCTCCCCACAGTCCAGAAACTGCTGACATCAACAAGCAGCCACCTTCAGGCTAAAACCCAAGCTTCTCAGCTCCAGCCGCAGCCTTTTGAGGCCCCTGCTGGCTTCTCGCCCAGGCCATTCCACCCACCAGACATGCCCTCTGGCTTGTGCGTGTGGCAAGTACCTCCCTGAGCACTGTTGGGTGCTCTCATTGACCTCTTACACTCCTAGCACCCTGTCCTGGGGCCAACTGCAGGGATCTACCGGAACACTTTGAGCGCCAGGAATAGGCCCCATCACCTCTAGGTTCCCAGTGATCAGTGTGACTGAATGGGGTCCAAAATGTCAGCTGGGGCTTCATAGGTTGTAAATAAATATGGATGTCACCCCCAAGCCCTCAACTGCCACATCACCCTCTCCCCCCAGTCCTTCAGGCTCTGAGTTGTGAATCCTTGGTTCCCATGGCAAATGAGGAGCAATAGTAGGCTGGAAGGAATGGTCATCACCAGTATGAGCTGAAACTATCAGGATGACCTCTGGGAAGTGGTGGGCTTTGGCGAAAGGAGAGTGGGATGGGCTGCCTCTGGTGTGAGAGAGTCCAGCTATTTATGAAGGCCTCAAATGCTGGAAGGAACCAGAATTTGGCCTTGAGATTAGGAGGAACCAACAGCAGTTTTAAGGCCCGGGGTGGGGTATTTGCCAGGGTCCAGGTAGAGGTGACCCTGAAGAACCCAACTGGGCCCTCCCATCCCTCTAGCCTAGTGGCAGCAGCAACACAGGCAGGAGTAGCACTGCTGTTCATAAGTCTAAGGCCACAGGGCTGCCTGGCCATCTGGCAAGGGGCCTGGCATTGAGCAGGCTTGGGGGGAAGTGCTGGGAGGCAGATTCACATTGTGAGATTTGAGGGGTACAGGCTGCCTGTGGCCCCATGAGGCTCATCAGGTAGGCTGATGCTCAGACTCAGTTGAGGTAGGGAGAGAGGAGGTAAGGGGTTCCACAGAGATGGCAGAGGGACCATATGCAGAGACTAATGGCACTAGGGCAAGAAGGGAGACCTGGGTTTGATGGCTCTATTTCATGCTTGGGAAGTTAGAAGGGTAAGACAGCTGGGTGGCCCTTTCTTCACCTGCTAAAGGATAACAGCAgcttacatttattgagtacctagtaCTGCCACACACTGAATCCTTCAACAACCCTGTGGAGTAGAGTCTGGGAATatacctattttacacatggaaaaacagagaggttaagtaacttgcttcaaGTCGCCCAGCTAGCAACTCAAGAGGCAAGGCCAGGACCCTGGCCCTAAGGCCCCAGCCTACCAGGCCATCTCTGCTGAGAGCTGGGGCCCAACTCAGAGGTCAGCCCTCTGGCTGGAAAGACCCCCTGACCTCCTAGCTGGGTTTAGGGCTTGGATCCCCTATCTTACCTCTAGTCCAATCCAACCCCTTATAATGGGCATGGGGAAGTGACGCCCTTGCAAGGAAGTGACTTACTCAAGGTCGTGGTGAGTCAGTAGACGGGAAACCTGGTCTGGCCACTCCCTACCCACACTGGCTGGCTCCTGGGAGGTGTGGGCTAAGCTTGAGGTGGGGGTCTCAGGTTGAGCAGGAGCAGTTGGCTCCCAGAGAGGGGATGGGGAGCTGGGGACTACTTCCTTCTCTGGAGTGAGGAGGATAGGAAGCACAGGAGGGATAGGGGAATGATCAGAGAGGGGGAGACAGAAGCAGaaggtgggggggcaggggggcagggtgTGTCTGGAGAGAGAAGCAAGAGGGCCCAAGGGACCAAGGAAGGGAAAAGCCAGGGGGCTGGACACTGCATGGAGTAGGGGGTGAGTCAGCCTGAGGGCTCCACTGAGCAGCCCAACCCCCAAGTCCCAGACATTACCTCATCTCCCAGGCCCGGGCCTACAGCCAGCCctagcccctccctgcccccctacATGCTGGGGTCAGGGGAGAGAAAGGGTGCCAGCCCAGCTCAGAAAAGACCAcctcacacacccacccaccaggGCCTAGGTCCAACTCCAGGGATGGGCTCAGCTAGTGGCCCCACCCACATGCTAGGGCTGCTGACAAGGGAGCCTGGGCTCAGAGTGCCCCCAACAGGCCACATTTGAAAGTCCATCCCTTAGGCTACTTTGTTGCCCATCCCCaccaatgaagaaactgaggcgcagagGTCAGCCAAGGCCCCAGCCACATTGGCCAGCACTTTCCCAGGGAGGGGAGTATAGGGTAGGTTTCCAGGGCTGGCAAGGCTTGAGTAGGGGGTGGGTGTATGTGGTAGGGACACCACTGCCCTTAGCTACCTTGCTGGTAGGGGAGCTTCCAGGGAACCCTGTGGAAGGGTCCCTGGGAACAGTGACTGCCTGCCTGGCCTGGCCACCAAGCCCAACTCTGACAGACTCTGCCTTGGGGCCCCCTCTAGCTGGGCCCTCTGGCCCCCTCCAGGCTGTGCTTGCCCTGGGCTTCCTGCCAATAGCTGCCTGCCCACCAGGAGCCTGGGTGGGCCTCTCTGGACAAGCGGATATGGTGACAGGaagtccccaccccctcctgacCCCCAGGCCACAGTCAGAGACACCAACCCAAGGGCTGGCCTCGTGCTCTCAGGGCAGGCAGTTTGTTCTGTGTCCCACAACTGACCCCACAGCTGGAGCCACAGCCTGGTGGTGATCAGCTGAGGGGCCCACTCATGGGGTTCAGGGGTCCAGGCCTAGGCCAGGTTTTTTCCAGCTCTGCACACTCCAGCCACCAGTTGGCCATCCCAGCATGGGGCTGCATTCTTGGGCTTATAAGGCAATCCCCCTGCCATAGGGAGGAGCCAGCCCCCAGCTCCGCCCCCACCAGAACAGGCTCTTGGGAGCTGAAGTCACAGCCCTAGAGCCCCGTCCCAACCCCTGCTTGGGGTCAAAGGCCACTGCATCCTGAATGGGACCAGTGGCTGGGATATAGGTCCTCACATAGGCCTGGGGAGAGGCGCCCCACCCACCCACGAAAACTGCGGGCCACCCCTGTGCCTGAATTCCAATCCCTGCTTTGCCATGGAATCGCTGAAGGAGCCCCTTCACCTCTTCAAGTCATCTCAACTG includes:
- the PDLIM7 gene encoding PDZ and LIM domain protein 7 isoform X1; its protein translation is MDSFKVVLEGPAPWGFRLQGGKDFNVPLSISRLTPGGKAAQAGVSVGDWVLSIDGENAGGLTHIEAQNKIRACGERLSLGLSRAQPPQSKPQKALASAADPPRYTFAPSASLNKTARPFGAPQPADSAPQQNGQPLRLLVPDASKQRLMEDTEDWRPRPGTGQSRSFRILAHLTGTEFMQDPDEEHLKKSSQVPRTEAPAPASATPQEPWPGPTTPSPTSRPPWAVDPAFAERYAPDKTSTVLTRHTQPATPTPMQNRTSIVQAAAGGGPGGSGGSNGKTPVCHQCHKVIRGRYLVALGHAYHPEEFVCSQCGKVLEEGGFFEEKGAIFCPPCYDVRYAPSCAKCKKKITGEIMHALKMTWHVHCFTCAACKTPIRNRAFYMEEGAPYCERDYEKMFGTKCRGCDFKIDAGDRFLEALGFSWHDTCFVCAICQINLEGKTFYSKKDKPLCKSHAFSHV
- the PDLIM7 gene encoding PDZ and LIM domain protein 7 isoform X2, producing MDSFKVVLEGPAPWGFRLQGGKDFNVPLSISRLTPGGKAAQAGVSVGDWVLSIDGENAGGLTHIEAQNKIRACGERLSLGLSRAQPPQSKPQKVQTPDKQPLRLLVPDASKQRLMEDTEDWRPRPGTGQSRSFRILAHLTGTEFMQDPDEEHLKKSSQVPRTEAPAPASATPQEPWPGPTTPSPTSRPPWAVDPAFAERYAPDKTSTVLTRHTQPATPTPMQNRTSIVQAAAGGGPGGSGGSNGKTPVCHQCHKVIRGRYLVALGHAYHPEEFVCSQCGKVLEEGGFFEEKGAIFCPPCYDVRYAPSCAKCKKKITGEIMHALKMTWHVHCFTCAACKTPIRNRAFYMEEGAPYCERDYEKMFGTKCRGCDFKIDAGDRFLEALGFSWHDTCFVCAICQINLEGKTFYSKKDKPLCKSHAFSHV
- the PDLIM7 gene encoding PDZ and LIM domain protein 7 isoform X3: MDSFKVVLEGPAPWGFRLQGGKDFNVPLSISRLTPGGKAAQAGVSVGDWVLSIDGENAGGLTHIEAQNKIRACGERLSLGLSRAQPPQSKPQKALASAADPPRYTFAPSASLNKTARPFGAPQPADSAPQQNGQPLRLLVPDASKQRLMEDTEDWRPRPGTGQSRSFRILAHLTGTEFMQDPDEEHLKKSREKYVLELQSPRYTRLRDWHHQRSAHVLNVQS